The Candidatus Nitrosocosmicus franklandus genome contains a region encoding:
- a CDS encoding tyrosine-type recombinase/integrase — MNLYSNISQLSEGSRELSADIERKIDSITKTLSRPYFNKILKDLLKRNPINAKIIVDYIIAEQTEINIKDSTKEGKIKTLVWLSNYHNDNKSFTELTKQDILEYLNSLRKSSDKDPSNKWIGTYNGRQIILLKFFKWLYNSDEDHRKRPTPVCMQGIRKLPRKEKTSYKPSDIWEAREHAIFLKYCPSKRDRCYHALARDMSARPQEILNLRFKDIKFNLTNKGIQYAEVRITQGKTGPRTVPLIDSIPYLKEWMEEHPNGKNPDSFVFISQGNNYGSKLTLEGLSSHYDYYKKKYFKKLLDDNIIPDYDKAIIRNMLLKPWNLYVYRHSALTEKSLILPDSALKDHAGWSMGSKMTQVYVHLSNQSSKVLLQKNGIINSDQDDDLFNCLKPKQCSNCNESNRQDSKICMKCKMILSYDLYSEVRNEDKQKIDILEKDMKALKEGVNSLFILIQQNPLLVNIKPEVLENIKIIK, encoded by the coding sequence TTGAATCTTTACAGTAACATCAGTCAATTAAGTGAGGGTTCCAGAGAATTATCCGCAGATATAGAAAGAAAGATAGATTCGATAACAAAAACGCTTTCAAGGCCTTATTTTAACAAAATACTTAAAGACCTTTTGAAACGTAACCCGATTAATGCAAAAATAATCGTAGACTATATAATCGCTGAACAAACTGAGATAAATATAAAAGATTCAACAAAAGAAGGTAAGATTAAAACTCTTGTATGGCTATCAAATTATCATAATGATAACAAATCGTTTACTGAATTAACTAAACAAGATATTCTAGAATATCTAAATAGTTTAAGAAAATCTTCTGACAAAGATCCATCCAATAAATGGATTGGCACATACAATGGAAGACAGATAATATTACTGAAATTCTTCAAATGGTTATATAATTCAGACGAAGACCATAGAAAAAGACCAACACCCGTATGCATGCAAGGAATAAGGAAGCTACCTCGTAAGGAAAAAACCTCATACAAACCTTCTGATATATGGGAAGCAAGAGAACATGCGATTTTTCTAAAATATTGTCCTTCCAAAAGAGATAGATGTTACCATGCGCTGGCAAGAGACATGTCTGCACGACCGCAAGAGATACTGAATCTAAGATTCAAAGACATAAAATTCAATTTAACAAACAAAGGAATTCAATATGCAGAAGTAAGAATTACTCAAGGAAAGACAGGACCAAGAACTGTCCCATTAATCGATTCAATTCCTTATCTAAAAGAGTGGATGGAAGAGCATCCTAACGGTAAAAATCCAGACTCATTTGTTTTCATATCCCAAGGAAATAACTATGGCTCTAAACTAACGTTAGAAGGGCTTTCGAGTCATTATGACTATTATAAGAAAAAATATTTCAAAAAGTTGTTAGACGATAACATCATCCCCGATTATGATAAAGCAATAATAAGAAATATGTTACTAAAACCTTGGAACCTATATGTATACCGACATAGTGCGCTAACTGAGAAGAGTTTAATTTTACCTGATTCTGCACTCAAGGATCATGCAGGTTGGTCCATGGGAAGTAAAATGACTCAAGTTTATGTTCATCTAAGCAATCAATCATCGAAAGTGTTATTACAAAAAAATGGCATCATCAATTCTGACCAAGATGATGACCTCTTTAATTGCCTGAAACCAAAGCAATGTTCGAATTGTAATGAATCCAATAGACAGGATTCAAAGATATGCATGAAATGCAAGATGATTTTATCCTATGATCTATATTCAGAGGTAAGAAATGAAGATAAGCAAAAAATTGACATACTTGAAAAAGATATGAAAGCTTTGAAAGAAGGAGTTAATAGTTTATTTATATTAATTCAACAGAATCCCTTGCTAGTAAACATAAAACCAGAGGTGTTAGAAAACATTAAGATTATAAAGTAA
- a CDS encoding 50S ribosomal protein L18e yields MLNDTLIDNTIWILRKAFKKNKAQIWKALEKEFSKSRSNRRLINIKRLDKITNNGDIIVVPGKVLGNGTLGHKLTVYAYSFSDTAVNKLSTAGAEIISLHSLINKYPDGKGVRIIG; encoded by the coding sequence ATGTTAAACGATACTTTAATAGATAATACAATATGGATACTCCGTAAAGCTTTTAAAAAAAATAAAGCTCAGATTTGGAAGGCACTAGAGAAGGAATTCTCAAAATCCCGATCAAACAGAAGATTAATCAATATTAAAAGATTGGATAAGATTACCAATAATGGAGATATAATAGTAGTTCCAGGCAAAGTTTTAGGCAATGGAACTTTGGGGCATAAATTGACAGTGTACGCCTATTCGTTCTCAGATACTGCCGTAAATAAATTAAGTACGGCAGGAGCCGAAATTATTTCATTGCATTCCTTGATAAATAAATATCCTGATGGAAAAGGTGTAAGAATAATTGGTTAA
- a CDS encoding DNA-directed RNA polymerase subunit D, producing MISIDLKVIEKQDERITIKFNNVPRQYVNAIRRLSISEVPTFAIDDVVILENSSVMHDEAIAHRLGLIPLRTDLKKFSLPDECSCKSTLGCVHCRVLLQLDAEANEKTKTITTSELISEDEFVKPVSQDIPIIVLAPGQKLKFEAYARLGFGRDHAKWQPATISVVKYGESENEIFLTIESNGALTAEEIVIAAVEKLNKSIKEFGETINSIQVPTNL from the coding sequence TTGATCTCTATAGATTTAAAGGTTATTGAAAAACAAGATGAAAGAATAACCATTAAATTTAATAATGTACCACGTCAGTATGTAAACGCTATAAGACGATTATCTATAAGTGAAGTACCTACGTTTGCTATCGATGATGTTGTAATTTTAGAAAACTCATCAGTAATGCATGATGAGGCTATTGCGCATAGGCTTGGTCTGATTCCCCTTAGGACCGATTTGAAAAAATTTTCTTTACCTGATGAATGTAGTTGTAAAAGTACTCTTGGATGTGTACATTGTAGAGTTTTGTTGCAGCTTGATGCCGAAGCTAATGAGAAAACCAAAACAATCACCACCTCAGAGCTAATATCGGAGGACGAATTCGTAAAGCCTGTTAGTCAGGATATCCCAATTATAGTATTAGCCCCAGGTCAAAAGTTAAAGTTTGAAGCTTATGCAAGATTAGGGTTTGGTAGGGATCATGCAAAATGGCAGCCTGCTACAATTTCAGTTGTAAAGTACGGGGAAAGTGAAAATGAAATCTTTTTAACTATAGAGTCTAATGGCGCTTTGACAGCAGAAGAAATAGTCATAGCTGCGGTAGAGAAGCTTAATAAAAGCATAAAGGAATTTGGCGAGACCATTAACTCTATTCAAGTACCTACAAACCTCTAG
- the rpsI gene encoding 30S ribosomal protein S9 translates to MNKIDLYPGQRKTCRAVATIVKGNGKIRINNIPAEVIQPEVAKELILTPTGLIGELRNRVDVNVHVNGGGFMGQAFASAVAISRALTGETKGAKDPRDHPFTKNIREEIKKKITEFDRHLLVGDPRQTESKKYGGPGARRRKQKSYR, encoded by the coding sequence ATGAATAAGATAGATCTTTATCCTGGGCAAAGAAAAACATGTAGGGCAGTAGCCACTATTGTAAAAGGAAATGGAAAAATTAGAATTAACAATATTCCTGCAGAAGTAATTCAACCAGAAGTAGCAAAAGAACTTATTTTAACACCTACAGGCTTAATTGGCGAACTTAGAAATCGAGTAGATGTTAACGTTCATGTTAATGGTGGTGGTTTTATGGGCCAAGCATTTGCAAGTGCAGTAGCAATTTCACGTGCATTAACAGGGGAGACAAAGGGTGCAAAAGATCCTAGAGATCATCCTTTTACTAAGAATATTAGAGAAGAAATAAAGAAAAAAATTACAGAATTCGATAGACACCTATTAGTAGGCGATCCAAGACAAACAGAATCAAAGAAATATGGTGGCCCAGGGGCAAGAAGAAGAAAGCAGAAATCATATCGTTAG
- a CDS encoding pyridoxamine 5'-phosphate oxidase family protein, translating to MQLTSRFRIKNINNIIGFLNEIHVGRLATIDKNGYPQVIPMNFVHLMMMMANTNTAEQNGKYIDLSNGNLRYQQRVNKNADTTKNADRQIYKHVIYMHSHHKGEKIENLLRNSKVGFEVDKEICFLPSYYFHPTEASLADTLYTSIVIKGKASIVSDNKEKALAMNKMMQKYQPEGRYTELTQNSKSIIYLTVIKIDVETIDGKYKIGQEWTNSFRKEIVKKIIDREGLTKAREILKDMKIKILEKGDLEFPASISM from the coding sequence ATGCAATTAACTTCGAGATTTAGAATAAAAAACATCAACAATATTATTGGTTTTCTAAACGAGATACATGTAGGAAGACTTGCAACAATCGACAAGAATGGATATCCACAAGTTATCCCAATGAATTTTGTTCATTTGATGATGATGATGGCTAATACTAATACTGCTGAACAGAACGGCAAATACATCGATTTATCAAATGGAAACTTGAGATACCAACAAAGAGTAAATAAAAATGCAGATACTACAAAAAATGCAGACAGACAAATATACAAGCATGTAATTTACATGCATTCTCACCACAAAGGAGAGAAGATCGAGAACTTGTTACGTAACAGTAAAGTAGGTTTTGAGGTTGATAAGGAAATTTGTTTTTTACCATCATATTATTTTCATCCTACAGAGGCATCGTTAGCAGATACCCTATATACAAGCATAGTAATAAAGGGAAAGGCTTCCATCGTTTCGGACAATAAAGAGAAGGCACTAGCAATGAATAAAATGATGCAAAAGTATCAACCCGAAGGCAGATACACCGAACTAACCCAAAATTCAAAATCCATAATCTATCTTACAGTGATAAAAATTGATGTTGAGACGATCGATGGTAAGTATAAAATAGGACAGGAATGGACCAATTCTTTTAGAAAAGAAATCGTAAAAAAGATTATAGACAGAGAAGGTTTGACCAAGGCAAGAGAAATCTTGAAGGATATGAAAATCAAAATCTTAGAAAAAGGGGATTTAGAATTTCCTGCCTCAATAAGTATGTAG
- a CDS encoding 50S ribosomal protein L13, producing MVKEPKIDKKKDEKSSGKKLKQQPLQKEEQKQNKLIVVDAANCISGRLCSKVSKLLLQGNRVSVVNAEKVMLSGNRYEIIEDYKKRLEIGSIVNPIHGPFHPRRPDTIVTKMIRGMVPKRKSSGIQAFKKLRVYIGVPDELKNSAMQTFDDAKITRPESFYTSMSDVAKQIGWKGVVQ from the coding sequence TTGGTTAAGGAACCAAAGATCGACAAGAAAAAGGATGAGAAATCATCAGGAAAAAAATTGAAACAACAGCCACTGCAAAAAGAAGAACAAAAACAAAATAAACTTATTGTGGTAGATGCAGCTAATTGTATTTCAGGAAGATTATGTTCAAAAGTTTCAAAATTATTGCTTCAAGGCAATAGGGTATCGGTAGTCAATGCAGAAAAAGTGATGTTATCTGGAAATAGATACGAAATTATTGAAGATTATAAGAAGAGATTGGAAATAGGATCAATTGTTAATCCTATTCATGGCCCATTTCATCCTAGAAGACCTGATACAATCGTTACAAAAATGATTAGAGGAATGGTTCCCAAAAGAAAATCTAGCGGTATTCAAGCTTTTAAAAAGTTAAGGGTATATATAGGCGTACCTGATGAGTTAAAAAATTCAGCAATGCAAACATTTGATGATGCAAAAATTACCAGACCTGAATCGTTTTATACATCTATGAGTGATGTAGCAAAGCAAATTGGCTGGAAGGGAGTGGTTCAGTAA
- a CDS encoding ribosome assembly factor SBDS: MADSKITIVKLIIGGDRFEILVKPDPALDYKMGKRTDLSSVLVSDEIYSDANKGSRVGIDKLNKHFKTKDPNEILKQILLKGELNLTTDQRRKMVDDKRKQIIQYINKNFIDPKTKLPHPIQRIENALEDVRVTIDPFKKAEDQVKSVVDSLRKILPLKSEMLRLSILIPSSYSSATYSFVKGSGALTSEEWLSDGSLKVELEINAGMKGNFLERIGSLTRGTAQVKE; the protein is encoded by the coding sequence ATGGCTGATTCCAAGATTACAATTGTAAAATTAATTATTGGTGGTGACCGATTTGAAATTTTGGTTAAACCGGATCCTGCATTAGATTATAAAATGGGAAAAAGGACTGATCTGTCATCTGTTTTAGTTTCTGATGAAATATATTCCGATGCAAATAAAGGATCTAGAGTAGGTATTGATAAATTAAATAAACATTTTAAGACCAAAGATCCCAATGAAATTCTAAAACAGATCCTCCTTAAAGGAGAACTAAACCTTACGACTGATCAGAGGCGTAAAATGGTGGATGATAAGCGAAAACAGATTATTCAATATATTAATAAAAACTTTATAGATCCAAAGACAAAACTGCCTCATCCAATTCAACGAATAGAAAATGCTTTAGAAGATGTGAGAGTTACTATTGATCCATTTAAAAAAGCAGAAGATCAAGTAAAATCTGTAGTCGATTCTCTAAGAAAAATTTTGCCTCTCAAATCTGAAATGTTGCGCCTGTCTATCCTAATACCTAGTTCTTATTCATCAGCAACCTATAGTTTTGTTAAAGGTTCAGGCGCATTGACCTCTGAAGAATGGTTATCAGACGGATCACTAAAAGTAGAATTAGAAATAAATGCTGGTATGAAAGGAAATTTTTTGGAGCGTATAGGCTCATTAACCAGAGGAACCGCACAAGTTAAGGAATAA